The proteins below are encoded in one region of Drosophila santomea strain STO CAGO 1482 chromosome 2R, Prin_Dsan_1.1, whole genome shotgun sequence:
- the LOC120445163 gene encoding trypsin beta, producing MYSTRFLCCLMALVALAGATPTPSDGRIVGGEVTTIQEFPYQVSVQLHGRHICGGAIIGHDTVLTAAHCFEEPWSSGDYTVRLGSSEHASGGHVLSLQRVIAHGDYNAQSHDSDLALLILNARLNFTEHLQPVPLAALADPPTADTRLRVSGWGFQAEESAVSGEVGVSPELRFVDVDLVGSNQCRRAYSQVLPITRRMICAARPGRDSCQGDSGGPLVGYSADEGPTRLYGIVSWGLGCANPDFPGVYTNVAAFRSWIDEQLAARGWNELLAGWSGLQ from the coding sequence ATGTACTCAACGCGATTTTTATGTTGCCTAATGGCACTGGTGGCACTTGCCggcgccacgcccacccccAGCGATGGGCGGATTGTGGGTGGCGAGGTGACCACCATTCAAGAATTTCCCTATCAAGTATCCGTCCAGTTGCACGGCCGGCACATATGCGGCGGAGCCATCATTGGGCACGACACAGTGCTGACAGCGGCCCACTGCTTCGAGGAACCCTGGAGCAGTGGAGATTACACGGTACGACTGGGATCCAGTGAGCATGCGAGTGGAGGGCATGTGCTCAGCCTGCAGCGGGTCATCGCCCACGGCGACTATAATGCCCAGAGCCACGACAGCGACCTGGCGTTGCTCATCTTGAATGCCAGGCTCAATTTCACGGAGCACCTGCAGCCAGTGCCACTGGCTGCATTAGCGGACCCACCCACCGCGGACACCCGTCTCCGGGTCAGCGGTTGGGGCTTCCAGGCCGAGGAGAGTGCGGTCAGCGGCGAGGTTGGGGTCTCTCCGGAACTCCGTTTTGTGGACGTCGATCTGGTGGGGTCGAATCAGTGCCGGCGTGCCTATAGCCAGGTGTTGCCCATCACCCGACGCATGATCTGCGCCGCGCGTCCTGGTCGCGATAGTTGCCAGGGCGACTCTGGCGGACCACTGGTGGGTTACTCAGCGGATGAAGGTCCGACCAGGCTGTACGGCATCGTTTCCTGGGGTCTGGGCTGCGCAAATCCCGACTTTCCTGGAGTTTACACCAATGTGGCTGCCTTTCGCAGCTGGATAGATGAGCAGCTGGCCGCCAGGGGATGGAATGAACTGCTGGCGGGCTGGAGTGGATTGCAGTGA